The following proteins are encoded in a genomic region of Glycine max cultivar Williams 82 chromosome 18, Glycine_max_v4.0, whole genome shotgun sequence:
- the LOC102662855 gene encoding uncharacterized protein, whose product MQMTDGGRGGGRRTFNRGRRRGLSLGAPITTNPSTSSIHISTSESMIHAVSPTPNTLPTAQDQPNPTFIRESISTTPVRDASPSAPDDSLTLEYPSNPNCEHIVDQRPFVCAYKGEFQPTYRCSNIISNIIRAKFDEPAASWLKVSVDLRDRWFGEFKKEYRWHHKKSIPLELFLRQKVHSQHRAALDEHWGSTDFQNKSSTAKANQSVNRGASAYCGGSISTATHFVKLSKEFQRPPTAWEEKYQHRRDEILQHSTKEDRSTQDSLNIATSINDNEIYLNVVGGPNYKGNMYGLGTLSKRFSCSKSAPSTSITLVKDQIEEMREIINKLNAELLAKANKEKTLEEKMLQLMENHDHQSQEMR is encoded by the exons ATGCAGATGACAGATGGAGGTAGAGGTGGTGGTCGTAGAACATTTAATCGTGGTAGAAGACGTGGTCTTAGTTTAGGAGCTCCAATTACCACCAACCCTTCCACCTCATCCATTCATATATCAACCTCAGAGTCGATGATTCATGCCGTTTCACCGACTCCAAACACACTTCCTACAGCTCAAGACCAACCAAATCCTACCTTTATAAGGGAGTCAATTTCCACTACCCCTGTTAGAGATGCTTCACCTTCAGCACCAGATGATTCTCTTACACTTGAGTACCCATCAAATCCAAATTGTGAACATATTGTTGATCAGAGGCCTTTCGTTTGTGCATATAAAGGAGA GTTTCAACCAACATATAGGTGTTCtaatatcatatcaaatatCATTAGGGCAAAATTTGATGAACCAGCTGCAAGTTGGTTGAAGGTGTCAGTTGACCTTCGCGATAGGTGGTTTGGAGAGTTTAAG AAAGAGTATAGGTGGCACCACAAGAAGAGCATACCATTAGAGCTGTTTTTGAGACAAAAGGTTCAC tcTCAACATAGAGCAGCCTTGGATGAACATTGGGGTTCTACAGATTTCCAAAACAAGAGTTCCACTGCCAAGGCGAATCAATCTGTTAATAGAGGAGCCTCAGCATACTGTGGTGGTTCCATATCTACTGCAACTCACTTTGTAAAGCTG tCAAAGGAGTTTCAAAGACCACCAACTGCTTGGGAG GAGAAATATCAACATCGTCGAGATGAAATTTTACAACATTCGACAAAGGAAGACAGATCTACACAGGATTCCCTTAACATTGCCACTTCtattaatgataatgaaatatatttgaatgttgTTGGAGGTCCAAATTACAAGGGTAACATGTACGGGCTAGGTACTTTGAGCAAAAGGTTTAGTTGCTCAAAATCAGCTCCATCTACTTCTATTACTCTTGTGAAAGACCAAATAGAGGAAATGCGTgagataattaataaattgaatgctgagcttttggcaaaggcaaATAAGGAAAAGACACTTGAGGAAAAGATGTTGCAGCTGATGGAGAATCATGACCACCAAAGTCAGGAGATGCGATAA